In the Moraxella osloensis genome, one interval contains:
- a CDS encoding enoyl-CoA hydratase/isomerase family protein: MKLPTYDSLLLGIDQHVATITLNRPDKRNAFNDDVIRELTDVFQFCAAQDEVRVVVLTANGKAFCAGADLNWMRAMADYSHDENLADAGKLAQMLATIYHCPKPTVAAIQGDVYAGGMGLVAACDIAISVKNANFCLSEVKLGLIPATISPYVIRAMGARAAHRYFLTAEVFDAKEAKKIGFIHERVDEEEFTQSLDNLVKHLVNASPNAVKVCKKLVQDVAYAEINEQLIKDTVAGIADIRASAEGKEGVQSFLQKRKPSWLE; this comes from the coding sequence ATGAAATTACCGACTTATGACAGCCTACTGTTAGGCATTGACCAGCACGTAGCGACCATTACCCTCAATCGCCCAGACAAACGCAATGCCTTTAATGACGATGTCATCCGAGAACTGACCGATGTGTTTCAATTTTGCGCTGCGCAAGACGAAGTGCGTGTGGTGGTATTGACTGCCAATGGCAAAGCCTTCTGTGCCGGCGCAGACCTAAACTGGATGCGCGCGATGGCGGATTATAGCCACGATGAGAACTTAGCAGACGCTGGCAAGCTTGCGCAAATGCTAGCGACCATCTACCACTGCCCAAAACCCACCGTCGCTGCCATTCAAGGCGATGTGTATGCCGGTGGTATGGGTCTGGTTGCGGCTTGTGATATCGCCATTAGCGTAAAAAACGCCAATTTTTGCTTAAGCGAAGTCAAACTTGGCTTGATTCCTGCGACCATTAGCCCGTATGTGATTCGTGCGATGGGTGCAAGAGCCGCGCATCGGTACTTCTTAACCGCTGAAGTATTTGATGCCAAAGAAGCCAAAAAAATCGGTTTTATCCATGAGCGGGTGGATGAAGAAGAGTTTACACAAAGCCTTGATAACTTGGTCAAACACTTGGTCAACGCCAGCCCAAATGCTGTCAAAGTGTGTAAAAAACTGGTGCAGGATGTGGCGTATGCCGAGATTAATGAGCAGTTAATCAAAGATACCGTTGCAGGCATTGCCGATATCCGCGCATCCGCCGAAGGTAAAGAAGGGGTACAGTCATTTTTGCAAAAACGTAAACCAAGCTGGCTTGAATGA
- a CDS encoding acetyl/propionyl/methylcrotonyl-CoA carboxylase subunit alpha — protein sequence MFSKILIANRGEIACRVAATAKKLGVRTVAVYSDADRFAKHVAVCDEAIYIGGSAPKDSYLRWERILEAAKQTGAQAIHPGYGFLSENDEFAQACVDAGLVFIGPPASAITAMGLKAESKRLMEAANVPLIPGYHGTNQDPEFLHSEADKIGYPVLIKASSGGGGKGMRLVEKTEDFIDALGSCQREAISSFGNDSVLIEKYALRPRHIEIQVFGDSHGNYVYLFERDCSVQRRHQKVLEEAPAPDVSVAMREAMGAAAIAAAKAVNYVGAGTVEFIVEQRECSPEDKFGGMNFYFMEMNTRLQVEHPVTEAITGTDLVEWQLRVASGEPLPKQQADLTINGHAIEARINAENPDNNFLPATGTLNVYRTPTHSEFSVADVRVDDGVREGDVISPYYDSMIAKLIVHAPTREQALAKLDQALAETRIVGLPNNVAFLRHVVQSDSFKYANLDTALIEREKDVLFGQQRGELPGLVATAIVNELAQEAQTQNHDPFSKTDAWRAYSHYALPFELVYHDKPLRAVISEVNGQAFHLTINTIAKAEKQGADVVTPIYQGDVRYLATADDTFTLWLSDGETAGKRQQMQAWRHNEQVYVFSNHASDTITLVDSMAHVGIEPQDGGSLKSPMPGQVVAFRVNVGDEVKKGQALAVIEAMKIEHTINAPTDGIVTELLFKAGDLVSDGDELLKLDTGSQS from the coding sequence ATGTTTTCAAAAATCTTAATAGCCAATCGGGGTGAGATTGCTTGCCGCGTGGCAGCCACCGCCAAAAAATTGGGTGTGCGTACCGTTGCGGTATATTCAGACGCTGACCGCTTTGCCAAGCACGTAGCCGTGTGTGATGAAGCCATTTATATAGGCGGTTCTGCGCCCAAAGACAGCTACCTGCGTTGGGAGCGCATCTTGGAGGCTGCCAAGCAGACAGGCGCACAAGCGATTCACCCTGGCTATGGGTTTTTGAGTGAAAACGACGAATTTGCCCAAGCTTGCGTGGATGCGGGTTTGGTGTTTATCGGCCCCCCTGCCTCTGCCATCACTGCCATGGGGCTTAAAGCTGAGTCCAAACGCTTGATGGAAGCTGCCAATGTACCGCTCATTCCAGGGTATCATGGCACCAACCAAGACCCCGAATTTTTACATAGCGAGGCCGACAAAATTGGTTACCCTGTGCTAATCAAAGCCAGCTCTGGTGGCGGCGGCAAAGGCATGCGGTTAGTTGAAAAAACCGAAGACTTTATTGACGCCTTAGGCTCATGTCAACGTGAAGCCATTAGCAGCTTTGGCAATGACAGCGTATTGATTGAAAAATATGCCCTGCGTCCCCGCCATATTGAAATTCAAGTCTTTGGCGACAGTCACGGCAACTATGTGTATTTATTTGAGCGTGATTGCTCGGTACAGCGCCGCCACCAAAAAGTGCTCGAAGAAGCCCCTGCCCCCGATGTCAGCGTGGCAATGCGTGAAGCGATGGGCGCGGCGGCGATCGCGGCGGCAAAAGCGGTCAATTATGTGGGGGCAGGTACGGTTGAATTTATCGTAGAGCAACGTGAGTGTTCACCCGAAGATAAATTTGGCGGCATGAATTTCTACTTTATGGAAATGAATACCCGCTTGCAAGTAGAACACCCCGTCACTGAAGCTATTACCGGTACTGACCTTGTCGAATGGCAACTGCGTGTTGCCAGCGGCGAGCCGTTACCAAAACAACAAGCAGACTTGACCATCAACGGTCATGCGATTGAAGCGCGTATCAATGCTGAAAACCCAGACAACAACTTCTTGCCCGCCACAGGTACGCTAAACGTTTACCGCACGCCAACTCACAGCGAGTTTAGTGTGGCAGATGTGCGCGTGGATGATGGGGTACGAGAAGGCGATGTCATCAGTCCTTACTATGACTCGATGATTGCCAAACTCATCGTCCATGCGCCGACCCGTGAGCAAGCGCTCGCCAAATTAGACCAAGCCTTGGCAGAAACCCGTATTGTCGGTCTGCCTAACAACGTGGCGTTTTTGCGTCACGTGGTGCAATCAGATTCGTTCAAATATGCCAATCTTGACACCGCATTGATTGAGCGTGAAAAAGACGTACTGTTTGGGCAGCAGCGTGGTGAGCTACCTGGGCTGGTAGCCACCGCGATTGTCAACGAGCTTGCCCAAGAAGCGCAAACCCAAAACCATGACCCATTTAGCAAAACCGATGCATGGCGCGCATATAGCCACTATGCGCTTCCGTTTGAGTTGGTGTATCACGATAAGCCATTGCGGGCGGTGATAAGTGAAGTCAATGGGCAAGCGTTTCATCTAACGATTAACACCATTGCCAAAGCCGAAAAACAAGGCGCGGACGTTGTCACGCCCATCTATCAAGGCGATGTTCGTTATTTAGCCACGGCTGATGATACCTTTACGCTATGGCTAAGTGACGGAGAAACAGCCGGCAAGCGCCAACAGATGCAGGCATGGCGACACAATGAGCAAGTATATGTGTTCTCAAATCATGCCAGCGATACCATCACCTTGGTGGATAGCATGGCGCATGTGGGCATCGAGCCCCAAGATGGCGGTAGCCTCAAATCGCCCATGCCAGGTCAAGTGGTGGCGTTTCGGGTCAATGTGGGCGATGAAGTGAAAAAAGGTCAAGCCTTGGCAGTGATTGAAGCGATGAAAATTGAGCATACTATCAATGCCCCTACTGATGGCATAGTAACAGAGTTGCTGTTCAAAGCAGGGGATTTGGTATCCGATGGCGATGAGCTATTAAAACTTGATACGGGCAGCCAATCATGA
- a CDS encoding hydroxymethylglutaryl-CoA lyase: protein MNYPNFVKIIDVGARDGLQNEKQIVPSDVKIELINGLIDAGVRKLEATSFVSPKWVPQMADNDAVLDGISKRDDVVYSVLTPNMKGFDAALAHRDQFANYEVVIFGSASEAFSQKNINCSIAESIERFAPVADAAKAHGIKVRGVISCTVGCPYEGDISADKVAYVTEKLVAIGAEHIGIADTIGVGTPIKVQKALDAALRYIDIDNISGHFHDTYGQALSNTLAALQMGVWQFDTSVAGLGGCPYAKGATGNVATEDVVYLLHGMGIETGIDLDKLVDVGQKISAFLGRQNGSKVATAILNKRKSLTVS, encoded by the coding sequence ATGAACTATCCAAATTTTGTCAAAATCATTGACGTGGGCGCAAGAGACGGACTACAAAACGAAAAACAAATCGTACCCAGCGACGTCAAAATCGAGTTGATTAACGGCTTGATTGATGCAGGCGTGCGCAAACTTGAAGCCACCAGCTTTGTGTCGCCAAAGTGGGTACCCCAAATGGCAGACAATGATGCCGTGTTAGATGGCATTAGCAAACGTGATGACGTGGTCTATTCGGTGCTGACGCCCAATATGAAAGGCTTTGATGCCGCCCTTGCCCACCGTGACCAATTTGCCAATTATGAAGTGGTGATTTTTGGCTCAGCGAGTGAAGCCTTTAGCCAAAAAAATATCAACTGTAGCATCGCTGAGAGTATTGAGCGTTTTGCCCCAGTGGCTGACGCCGCCAAAGCGCATGGCATCAAGGTGCGCGGCGTCATCTCTTGCACCGTGGGTTGCCCGTATGAAGGGGATATTTCAGCTGATAAAGTCGCCTATGTGACAGAAAAACTCGTTGCCATTGGCGCTGAACATATTGGTATTGCTGACACCATCGGCGTGGGCACGCCCATAAAGGTGCAAAAAGCGTTGGATGCTGCCTTGCGTTATATTGATATTGACAATATCTCTGGGCATTTTCACGACACCTATGGTCAAGCACTCAGCAATACCTTAGCGGCATTACAAATGGGTGTATGGCAGTTTGATACCTCGGTGGCAGGGCTTGGCGGCTGTCCGTATGCCAAAGGCGCAACCGGCAATGTTGCCACCGAAGATGTGGTATATCTGCTACATGGCATGGGTATTGAAACGGGCATTGATCTCGACAAACTGGTTGATGTCGGACAAAAAATCAGCGCGTTTTTGGGCAGGCAAAACGGCTCAAAGGTGGCAACAGCGATTTTAAATAAACGTAAATCTTTAACAGTCAGTTAA
- a CDS encoding isovaleryl-CoA dehydrogenase: protein MNLGLNYQLGDDINALRETVKAFADAEIAPRAAELDRTDQFPMDLWQKMGELGLHGITVPETYGGVDMGYVAHMVAMEEISRASGSVALSYGAHSNLCINQIKRNGTDAQKQKYLPKLISGEFIGALAMSEPGAGSDVTSMKLRAEDKGGVYVLNGSKMWITNGPDADVMVVYAKTNPELGAKGITAFLVEKGMKGFYTAQKLDKLGMRGSHTGEMVFDNVEVPSDNILGGLNNGVKVLMSGLDYERAVLAAGPIGLMQAVMDNVIPYIHDRKQFGQAIGEFQLIQGKVADMYTTLQAGRSFLYTVGKNLDMLGSDHVRQVRKDCASVILWTAEKATWMAGEGIQIFGGNGYTNEYPLGRIWRDAKLYEIGAGTSEVRRMLIGRELFNETA, encoded by the coding sequence ATGAACTTAGGACTCAATTACCAACTTGGCGATGACATCAACGCCCTACGCGAAACCGTCAAAGCCTTTGCCGATGCCGAAATCGCCCCACGCGCTGCCGAGCTTGACCGCACCGACCAATTCCCAATGGACTTGTGGCAAAAAATGGGCGAGCTTGGGCTACACGGTATCACCGTACCCGAAACCTACGGCGGCGTGGACATGGGCTATGTGGCGCACATGGTCGCCATGGAAGAAATCAGCCGCGCATCAGGCTCAGTGGCGCTAAGCTATGGCGCGCACTCCAACTTATGTATCAACCAAATCAAACGCAACGGCACAGACGCCCAAAAACAAAAATACTTGCCAAAACTCATCAGCGGTGAATTCATTGGTGCCTTAGCCATGAGTGAGCCCGGTGCCGGCTCAGATGTCACCAGCATGAAACTACGTGCCGAAGACAAAGGTGGCGTATATGTATTAAACGGCTCAAAAATGTGGATTACCAATGGACCGGATGCCGATGTGATGGTGGTGTACGCCAAAACCAACCCAGAGCTTGGGGCAAAAGGCATCACCGCGTTTTTGGTAGAAAAAGGCATGAAAGGCTTTTATACCGCGCAAAAACTCGACAAACTCGGTATGCGCGGCAGCCACACAGGTGAGATGGTGTTTGACAATGTCGAAGTGCCAAGCGACAACATTTTGGGCGGTCTTAACAACGGCGTTAAAGTCTTGATGAGTGGCTTGGACTACGAGCGTGCAGTGCTGGCCGCAGGTCCCATTGGGCTGATGCAAGCCGTGATGGACAACGTCATTCCCTACATCCACGACCGCAAGCAATTTGGTCAAGCCATCGGTGAATTCCAGTTGATTCAAGGTAAAGTGGCGGACATGTACACCACCTTACAGGCAGGGCGCAGCTTTCTTTACACCGTGGGCAAAAACTTGGATATGCTAGGCTCAGACCATGTGCGCCAAGTGCGCAAAGACTGCGCCAGCGTGATTTTGTGGACAGCGGAAAAAGCTACTTGGATGGCAGGAGAAGGTATTCAAATCTTTGGCGGCAATGGCTATACCAATGAGTACCCACTGGGGCGTATTTGGCGTGATGCCAAACTATATGAGATTGGCGCAGGTACCAGCGAAGTACGGCGTATGCTGATTGGTCGTGAGCTGTTCAACGAAACCGCCTAA
- a CDS encoding adenosine kinase — MAKIVAIGNALVDSEFVVTDAQLNATGLTKGNMTLASHSEQADLIASLTTQNITATKQAGGGSAANSIYAAASLGSDTFYACRVGEDEAGRFYLADLNAAGIKTSTKSFADGTTGSCMVMVTPDGERTMQTHLGTSAEISETDIEFDALNDADWLYLEGYLAMSPSVQQAIAQLKQQAKDKGAKIAVSFADPAVVKFGREGLDAMLEGGVDAVFCNCDEAQLFTNQTSHSQAAAALLSVANMAVVTNGAAGSIVAVRDDVSRETKLIDVASLPVDQVLDTNGAGDNFAGSFLYALSQGHALADCGKLASSVASQIIQQFGPRLEPAQYQAILQSTLT; from the coding sequence ATGGCAAAAATCGTCGCCATCGGCAACGCGTTAGTTGACAGTGAGTTTGTCGTCACCGATGCACAGCTTAACGCCACTGGCCTGACCAAAGGTAATATGACCCTAGCCAGTCACAGTGAACAAGCTGACCTCATCGCCTCGCTCACCACGCAAAACATCACCGCGACCAAACAAGCCGGCGGTGGCTCGGCTGCCAACAGTATCTATGCCGCCGCAAGCCTCGGTAGCGATACTTTTTACGCTTGCAGAGTAGGCGAAGACGAGGCAGGGCGTTTTTATTTGGCGGATTTAAATGCCGCAGGTATCAAGACGTCTACCAAGTCATTTGCTGATGGTACCACAGGTAGCTGTATGGTGATGGTGACCCCAGATGGCGAGCGTACCATGCAAACGCATTTGGGCACTTCAGCAGAAATCAGCGAAACCGATATTGAGTTTGATGCGCTCAATGATGCTGATTGGTTGTACCTTGAAGGTTATCTTGCTATGTCACCCTCGGTACAGCAGGCGATTGCTCAGCTAAAACAACAAGCCAAAGACAAAGGGGCTAAAATCGCGGTCAGTTTTGCCGACCCTGCCGTGGTCAAGTTTGGTCGTGAAGGACTTGATGCGATGCTAGAGGGTGGCGTGGATGCGGTGTTTTGTAACTGTGATGAAGCGCAGCTATTTACCAACCAAACCAGTCATTCTCAAGCCGCAGCAGCGTTATTGTCAGTTGCCAATATGGCAGTGGTGACCAATGGCGCAGCAGGGTCAATCGTTGCCGTGCGAGACGATGTTTCACGTGAAACAAAATTGATTGACGTGGCATCGCTACCCGTTGACCAAGTGTTAGATACCAATGGGGCAGGGGATAATTTTGCGGGCAGTTTTTTATACGCGCTATCGCAAGGCCATGCGTTGGCAGATTGTGGCAAATTAGCCAGTAGCGTCGCAAGTCAAATTATTCAGCAGTTTGGACCCCGTCTCGAACCGGCGCAATACCAAGCGATTTTACAATCAACCTTAACATAG
- a CDS encoding DinB family protein: MRKPMFQLFANYNQNLNQAMIQAMKQLDTDSLLKNQHAFFGSILGTMNHLMVGDLIWLNRFNQFFNFKSLQILANFPKPTALDTLLFDNLTAYATARTELDNIIIALVEEVTESQLQQPMIYHNTKGQTFNREFGLLLSHFFNHQTHHRGQTTTLLSQQGVDIGMTDFLIVMPNEPSST; this comes from the coding sequence ATGCGAAAGCCCATGTTTCAACTATTTGCAAACTATAATCAAAACTTGAATCAAGCAATGATTCAAGCGATGAAACAACTTGATACCGATAGTTTACTTAAAAATCAGCACGCATTTTTTGGCTCAATTTTAGGTACCATGAATCATTTGATGGTAGGGGATTTAATTTGGTTAAATCGTTTCAACCAGTTTTTTAATTTTAAAAGTTTACAGATTTTAGCCAATTTTCCAAAGCCGACTGCTTTAGATACGTTATTGTTTGACAACTTAACAGCCTATGCAACTGCAAGAACTGAGCTTGACAATATCATTATAGCTTTGGTGGAAGAAGTGACTGAAAGCCAATTGCAACAGCCGATGATTTATCACAATACCAAAGGACAGACATTTAACCGAGAATTTGGTTTGTTACTTAGTCACTTTTTTAATCACCAAACACACCATCGTGGGCAAACCACAACGCTATTATCTCAACAAGGTGTTGACATTGGTATGACAGATTTTTTAATAGTCATGCCTAATGAACCATCAAGTACATAA